The following proteins are co-located in the Aggregatibacter aphrophilus ATCC 33389 genome:
- a CDS encoding lysine/arginine/ornithine ABC transporter substrate-binding protein, whose protein sequence is MKKLLLSAILLGSAMAVNAQDLTFAMEPSYPPFESTNEKGEIIGFDVDIANAICKEIQATCHFKGEAFDALITNLRSKRFDAAISAIDITDARAKQVLFSEPYYDSTASYVALKGKANLESAKNVGVQNGTTYQQYTVAETKQYSPKSYASLQDAVLDLKNGRIDIIFGDTAVLADMISKEPNIEFVGDKVNNKKYFGNGFGIAMNKSNKELAESLNKGLAAIKANGEYQKIYDKWMTK, encoded by the coding sequence ATGAAAAAATTACTTTTAAGCGCAATTTTATTAGGCTCCGCTATGGCAGTTAATGCACAAGACCTAACTTTTGCTATGGAGCCAAGTTATCCGCCTTTTGAATCCACTAATGAAAAAGGCGAAATCATCGGTTTTGATGTGGACATTGCCAATGCTATCTGTAAAGAAATTCAAGCCACTTGCCATTTTAAAGGCGAAGCGTTTGACGCACTGATTACCAATTTAAGATCAAAACGTTTTGATGCGGCGATTTCCGCTATCGATATCACCGACGCACGAGCCAAACAAGTGTTGTTCTCCGAACCTTATTATGACAGCACGGCAAGCTATGTGGCGTTAAAAGGTAAAGCAAACCTAGAAAGTGCAAAAAACGTTGGCGTGCAAAACGGTACGACTTATCAACAATACACGGTGGCGGAAACCAAACAATACAGTCCGAAATCTTACGCGAGCTTGCAAGATGCAGTGTTGGACTTAAAAAATGGCCGTATTGACATTATCTTTGGTGACACTGCCGTGCTTGCAGATATGATTTCCAAAGAACCGAACATTGAGTTTGTGGGTGATAAAGTCAATAACAAAAAATATTTCGGTAATGGTTTTGGTATTGCGATGAACAAATCCAACAAAGAATTAGCAGAAAGCTTAAATAAAGGTTTAGCGGCCATTAAAGCCAATGGTGAATATCAAAAAATCTATGATAAATGGATGACGAAGTAA
- the artP gene encoding arginine ABC transporter ATP-binding protein ArtP codes for MTISVKNLNFFYGANQALFNINLTANDGDVVVLLGPSGAGKSTLIRTLNLLEVPQSGELSIANNQFDLSANTDPKQIRQLRRDVGMVFQQYHLWPHMTVLENLIEAPIKILSVGETEAKQQAMELLQRLRLEGHAERFPLHLSGGQQQRVAIARALMMKPQVLLFDEPTAALDPEITAQIVSIIEELRETGITQVIVTHEVNMAKKVATKVVYMEQGHIIETGDSTCFEQPQTERFKQYLSHNI; via the coding sequence ATGACAATTAGTGTTAAAAACCTGAATTTTTTTTATGGCGCCAATCAAGCCTTATTTAATATTAACTTAACCGCTAATGATGGCGATGTCGTGGTGTTATTGGGGCCAAGTGGTGCCGGTAAAAGTACCTTAATTCGTACTCTGAATTTGCTGGAAGTACCACAATCGGGCGAATTGAGTATTGCCAATAATCAATTTGATTTGTCTGCCAATACTGATCCGAAACAAATTCGCCAATTGCGTCGTGATGTGGGAATGGTGTTTCAACAGTATCATTTATGGCCACACATGACGGTGTTGGAAAACCTCATTGAAGCGCCGATTAAAATTCTCAGTGTGGGCGAGACGGAAGCCAAACAACAGGCGATGGAATTATTGCAACGTTTGCGTTTGGAAGGCCACGCGGAGCGTTTCCCGTTACATTTATCCGGCGGTCAACAACAGCGTGTGGCTATTGCTCGCGCGTTAATGATGAAACCACAAGTGTTGTTATTTGATGAACCGACGGCAGCGCTGGATCCGGAAATTACCGCGCAGATCGTTTCCATTATTGAGGAATTACGAGAAACGGGCATTACCCAAGTGATTGTGACTCATGAAGTGAATATGGCGAAAAAGGTGGCGACCAAAGTGGTGTATATGGAACAGGGGCATATTATCGAAACCGGCGACAGCACCTGCTTTGAGCAACCACAAACAGAACGCTTTAAACAATATCTCTCACACAACATTTAA
- the lpcA gene encoding D-sedoheptulose 7-phosphate isomerase — protein MYLDQIKAELTEAADVLNKFLSDDNNIKLIQQAALLISDSFKQGGKVLSCGNGGSHCDAMHFAEELTGRYRENRPGYPAIAISDVSHLSCVSNDFGYEYVFSRYVEAVGQKGDVLFGLSTSGNSKNVLNAIEAAKAKGMKVIAMTGKDGGKMAGLADVEIRVPHFGYADRIQEIHIKVIHILMMLIEFEMTKVE, from the coding sequence ATGTATCTAGATCAAATTAAAGCCGAGCTCACTGAAGCGGCAGATGTATTAAACAAATTCTTATCTGATGACAACAATATTAAATTGATTCAACAAGCGGCATTATTGATTTCCGACAGTTTCAAACAAGGCGGAAAGGTGTTGTCTTGCGGAAACGGCGGGTCCCATTGTGATGCCATGCATTTTGCGGAAGAATTAACCGGTCGTTATCGTGAAAATCGCCCGGGTTATCCGGCAATCGCCATTTCCGATGTGAGCCACTTAAGCTGTGTAAGTAACGATTTCGGTTACGAGTATGTCTTTTCCCGTTATGTGGAAGCCGTGGGGCAAAAGGGCGATGTATTGTTTGGGTTATCCACTTCCGGTAATTCTAAAAACGTGTTGAATGCTATCGAAGCGGCAAAAGCGAAAGGCATGAAAGTCATTGCTATGACCGGTAAAGATGGCGGCAAAATGGCGGGACTTGCCGATGTGGAAATTCGCGTGCCACATTTCGGTTATGCCGATCGCATTCAGGAAATTCACATTAAAGTTATTCATATTTTGATGATGTTAATTGAATTTGAAATGACAAAAGTGGAATAA
- a CDS encoding GFA family protein encodes MKGQCLCGAVSISVPQNENVHACHCNMCQRWNGGPLFAFHCDEIEIEGSEHITHYQSSEWAERAFCKHCGSHLYYHLLGTQSYEVSSGLFSAQTDFTLEDEIFIDKKPSFYELKNDVPKLTEKEVMEKFGF; translated from the coding sequence ATGAAAGGTCAATGCTTATGCGGAGCGGTTTCCATCTCCGTACCACAAAATGAAAACGTTCACGCCTGCCATTGTAATATGTGTCAGCGCTGGAATGGCGGTCCTTTATTTGCTTTTCACTGTGATGAAATAGAGATTGAAGGCAGTGAACATATTACCCATTATCAATCTTCCGAATGGGCTGAGCGGGCATTTTGCAAGCACTGCGGTTCGCATCTTTATTATCATCTGCTTGGCACGCAAAGTTATGAAGTCTCTAGCGGCCTATTCTCTGCGCAAACCGATTTCACATTGGAAGATGAAATCTTTATTGACAAAAAACCGTCATTTTACGAATTGAAAAACGATGTACCGAAACTTACAGAAAAAGAAGTGATGGAAAAATTCGGATTTTAA
- the mfd gene encoding transcription-repair coupling factor: protein MQIPFFHIEIPTQAQDHKILANILPGADSLAVSEIAAQFNGLTVVVTNDTRSAVRLDKELAQLSPLNVTFFPDWETLPYDSFSPHQDIISARLSALFHLQQRKQGIFILPIATLMQRVCPPSYLQHRVLLINKGDRFVIETLRLQLEKSGYRAVEQVLEHGEYAVRGALLDLFPMGSAVPFRLDFFDDEIDSIRTFDVDTQRTLQEIDQINLLPAHEFPTDNQGIEFFRSQFRAAFGEIRRDPEHIYQQISKGTLAAGIEYWQPLFFEEMATLFDYFPANTLFITGEQNQMQGERFYADAEQRFESRRVDPMRPLLSPDKLWLRIDDVNRQLKNYPAIALKTEKVRSSARQKNLAITPLPPLTIQSQQKEPLQQLRQFIEHFKGNILFIVETEGRRETLLSLLAPLKLKPKQIHTLAQATEEKLALMVSPLEHGFIIEQDVPLAIICESELLGERVQQRQRDKSRTVNPDTLIRNLAELQIGQPVVHLDHGVGRYGGLVSLENGGIKAEYLLLNYANDSKLYVPVASLHLISRYVGGSDETAPLHKLGSEAWGKARSKAAEKIRDVAAELLDVYAQREAQKGFAFQYDREEFQQFTATFPFEETHDQLMAINAVISDMTQPKAMDRLVCGDVGFGKTEVAMRAAFLAVMNHKQVAVLVPTTLLAQQHFDNFKDRFANLPVNVEMLSRFKTAKEQKQVIQDLADGKVDILIGTHKIIQGDVQFHDLGLLIIDEEHRFGVRQKEKMKQLRANIDILTLTATPIPRTLNMAMNGIRDLSIISTPPARRLTIKTFVRQTDELVIREAILREILRGGQVYYLHNDVASIENTAEKLTALVPEARVIVGHGQMRERELERVMSDFYHQRYNVLVCSTIIETGIDVPTANTIIIERADNFGLAQLHQLRGRVGRSHHQAYAYLLTPPPKLMTKDAQKRLEALESLDNLGAGFILATHDLEIRGAGELLGNEQSGQIESIGFSLYMELLERAVKALKEGREPSLDELTQQQTEIDLRMPSLLPEDYLGDVNMRLSFYKRIAGAEHTEALDELKVELIDRFGTLPQATRNLLQIAQLRLDLKPLNVIRLDANAQGGFIEFAPNAELDPMIFLQLIQLNPAVYRFDGPHKFRFTKDLTDYKVRLEFVTDLVKRLLDKSQVN, encoded by the coding sequence ATGCAAATTCCATTTTTTCACATCGAAATTCCAACCCAAGCACAAGATCATAAAATTTTAGCCAATATTCTGCCCGGCGCGGATAGCCTTGCCGTGAGTGAAATTGCGGCGCAGTTTAACGGGCTAACCGTCGTGGTGACGAACGACACCCGAAGTGCGGTGCGTTTAGACAAAGAATTAGCGCAATTGAGCCCACTTAATGTTACCTTTTTCCCTGATTGGGAAACCTTGCCTTACGACAGTTTTTCGCCTCATCAAGATATTATTTCTGCGCGCTTGAGTGCCTTATTTCACTTACAGCAACGCAAGCAAGGCATTTTCATTTTGCCGATTGCCACGTTAATGCAACGCGTTTGCCCGCCCTCTTATTTACAACATCGGGTGTTACTGATTAATAAAGGCGATCGTTTTGTCATTGAAACGCTTCGTTTGCAATTGGAAAAATCAGGTTATCGCGCGGTGGAGCAAGTATTGGAACATGGCGAATATGCCGTACGCGGTGCCTTGTTGGATCTTTTCCCGATGGGAAGTGCGGTGCCTTTTCGCTTAGATTTTTTTGATGATGAAATTGATTCCATTCGCACTTTTGATGTAGATACACAACGCACGTTGCAGGAAATCGATCAAATCAATTTATTACCGGCGCACGAATTTCCAACGGATAATCAAGGCATTGAATTTTTCCGTAGCCAATTCCGCGCGGCGTTTGGTGAAATTCGACGGGATCCGGAACATATTTATCAACAAATCAGCAAAGGCACGTTGGCGGCAGGGATTGAATATTGGCAGCCCTTGTTCTTTGAAGAAATGGCGACTTTATTTGATTATTTCCCGGCGAATACGTTGTTTATTACCGGCGAGCAAAATCAAATGCAGGGTGAGCGTTTTTACGCGGATGCGGAACAACGTTTTGAGAGTCGCCGTGTCGATCCGATGCGTCCGTTATTGTCACCCGATAAACTTTGGTTGCGCATTGATGACGTAAATCGTCAGTTAAAAAATTATCCTGCGATTGCCTTAAAAACGGAAAAAGTGCGGTCGTCTGCACGGCAGAAAAATTTGGCCATTACGCCCTTACCGCCACTGACCATTCAATCTCAACAAAAAGAACCATTACAACAGTTACGCCAATTTATTGAGCATTTTAAAGGCAATATTTTATTTATCGTGGAAACGGAAGGGCGTCGTGAAACCTTGTTAAGCCTACTTGCTCCGCTAAAACTGAAACCAAAACAGATTCATACCTTGGCGCAAGCGACGGAAGAAAAATTGGCTTTAATGGTTAGCCCGTTGGAGCATGGTTTTATTATTGAACAGGATGTGCCCCTTGCCATTATTTGTGAATCGGAATTGCTTGGCGAACGCGTGCAACAACGGCAGCGGGATAAATCCCGCACGGTGAACCCTGATACCTTGATTCGTAACCTTGCCGAATTGCAAATCGGTCAGCCGGTCGTGCATTTGGATCATGGTGTGGGGCGCTACGGCGGTTTAGTGAGTTTAGAAAACGGTGGCATTAAAGCGGAATATTTGTTGCTCAATTATGCCAACGACTCGAAATTGTATGTGCCGGTGGCATCGTTACATTTAATCAGCCGTTATGTGGGTGGTTCCGATGAAACCGCGCCGTTGCACAAGTTAGGCTCCGAAGCCTGGGGCAAAGCACGCAGCAAAGCGGCGGAGAAAATTCGTGATGTGGCAGCAGAGTTATTGGATGTGTACGCGCAACGTGAAGCGCAAAAAGGCTTTGCGTTCCAATATGATCGTGAGGAATTCCAACAATTCACTGCTACGTTCCCATTTGAAGAAACCCATGACCAACTCATGGCAATTAATGCCGTGATTTCCGACATGACTCAACCGAAAGCCATGGATCGCCTTGTGTGTGGCGATGTGGGCTTTGGTAAAACGGAAGTGGCCATGCGTGCCGCATTTTTGGCAGTGATGAACCATAAACAGGTTGCCGTGTTGGTGCCGACCACGTTATTGGCGCAGCAACATTTCGATAATTTCAAAGACCGCTTTGCTAACTTGCCGGTGAACGTGGAAATGTTGTCCCGCTTTAAAACCGCGAAAGAGCAGAAACAGGTGATTCAGGATTTAGCCGACGGCAAAGTGGATATTCTGATTGGTACTCATAAAATCATTCAAGGCGATGTGCAATTCCATGATCTGGGTTTGCTGATTATTGACGAAGAGCACCGTTTTGGCGTGCGCCAAAAAGAAAAAATGAAACAGCTGCGCGCGAACATAGATATTCTCACCCTGACCGCAACGCCGATTCCGCGTACATTAAACATGGCGATGAATGGCATTCGCGATCTTTCCATTATTTCTACACCACCGGCACGCCGTTTAACCATTAAAACGTTTGTGCGTCAAACGGATGAGTTGGTGATTCGTGAAGCCATTTTGCGTGAAATTTTGCGTGGTGGGCAGGTGTATTATTTGCATAACGATGTGGCGAGCATTGAAAATACGGCAGAAAAACTGACCGCACTTGTGCCGGAAGCGCGCGTGATTGTGGGACACGGACAAATGCGCGAACGTGAGTTGGAACGCGTGATGTCGGATTTTTATCATCAACGTTATAACGTGCTGGTGTGTTCTACAATTATTGAAACCGGTATCGATGTGCCGACGGCTAATACGATTATTATCGAGCGTGCCGACAATTTTGGTTTGGCACAGTTGCATCAGTTGCGCGGACGGGTTGGGCGTTCTCACCATCAAGCCTATGCTTATTTGCTCACACCGCCACCGAAACTGATGACGAAGGATGCGCAAAAACGCTTGGAAGCCTTGGAAAGCCTAGACAACCTCGGTGCCGGCTTTATTTTGGCCACACATGATTTGGAAATTCGCGGCGCAGGGGAATTGCTGGGTAACGAGCAAAGCGGACAAATTGAAAGTATCGGTTTTTCTCTTTACATGGAATTGTTGGAGCGTGCGGTGAAAGCCTTAAAAGAAGGGCGCGAGCCGTCATTGGACGAACTGACGCAACAACAAACTGAGATTGATTTACGGATGCCATCGCTGTTGCCGGAAGATTATTTGGGCGATGTGAATATGCGTTTGTCTTTCTATAAACGCATTGCCGGTGCGGAACATACCGAAGCGTTGGATGAGTTAAAAGTGGAGCTTATTGACCGTTTCGGAACCTTGCCACAAGCCACGCGGAATCTGTTGCAAATTGCGCAATTACGGCTGGATTTGAAACCGCTCAATGTCATTCGCTTGGATGCCAATGCGCAAGGCGGATTCATCGAATTTGCGCCGAACGCCGAGTTAGACCCGATGATCTTTTTACAGTTAATCCAACTCAATCCGGCGGTTTATCGTTTTGACGGCCCACATAAATTCCGCTTTACCAAAGATTTAACAGACTATAAAGTGCGGTTAGAATTTGTGACGGATTTAGTAAAAAGGTTATTAGATAAGTCTCAAGTCAATTAA
- a CDS encoding DUF5363 domain-containing protein has product MSEEGKKSWVKRAWEAYSDFCKEAGIDQGTCRGCVPVVKFDEDPEPKEKKEQKEESAH; this is encoded by the coding sequence ATGAGCGAAGAAGGCAAAAAAAGTTGGGTGAAACGCGCGTGGGAAGCCTATTCTGATTTCTGTAAAGAAGCCGGTATCGATCAAGGCACTTGCCGTGGCTGTGTGCCGGTGGTCAAGTTTGACGAAGATCCAGAACCAAAAGAGAAAAAAGAACAGAAAGAGGAAAGCGCTCACTAA
- a CDS encoding tRNA(Met) cytidine acetyltransferase TmcA yields MARQLILLVGDNATLARQWEHFSALKSVVWIGDVSPHFVSQSYFPFSKTKNLLGGEFPVIIYDARQGIHLDALAIAAGTLQDGGLLLLLFNHWSDLDNQPDSDSLRWSGEKHAINTPHFITFLQEKIAKYSFPVYQRASLNLAAPTPQKGRSTHCQPTLEQARLLQQMAEADEDILIVTAKRGRGKSALAGLFAKQQRAQNQSVILTAPNKSSVNIFNEFAGAEITFMPPDELSQHVSETPQQFADHWLFVDEAAMIPLDILFRLTKAFKRVVLTTTIHSYEGTGRGFLLKFMAKTDRTLRHFELFTPLRWQADDKLESFIDDLLLCDCEDRLPQSPYDGALTEQIQISHCERIPHDQIESVYGLLTLAHYRTSPLDLRRLLDAPQQQFYLAQAQDSLLGCVWAVPEGGLADKTLIRQIRHGERRPRGNLVAQMLCFQAGLEEACVLRSLRISRIAVQPNWQQQGLGQRLIAQMKQQIKQQGAVDFLSVSFGYTPELLAFWQKCGFILVHFSESKEASSGCYSVVALCPLREKGQVFVQQAEKQFQRNLPLSFHPLATQFARTEIDWTLDSSDWQSLKDFADFFLALSSALPSIRRLIKSAGELPFPLLADYCKQPEKRPNKKTWLENCRLEVKKWLQKNAVLL; encoded by the coding sequence ATGGCGCGGCAGCTAATTCTTCTTGTTGGCGATAATGCTACGTTAGCGCGCCAATGGGAACATTTTTCGGCCCTGAAAAGTGTGGTCTGGATTGGCGATGTTTCGCCGCACTTTGTTTCCCAATCCTATTTTCCTTTTAGCAAAACGAAAAATCTGCTCGGCGGTGAATTTCCTGTCATCATTTATGACGCGCGACAAGGCATTCACTTGGATGCCCTTGCCATTGCAGCGGGGACATTGCAGGACGGCGGTCTGCTGTTATTGTTATTCAATCATTGGTCGGATTTAGACAACCAACCTGACAGCGACAGCCTGCGTTGGTCGGGCGAAAAACACGCCATAAACACACCGCACTTTATCACTTTTTTACAGGAAAAAATCGCCAAATACAGTTTTCCTGTTTATCAACGTGCGTCGTTAAATCTTGCTGCACCAACACCTCAAAAAGGCCGTTCAACCCATTGCCAGCCCACCTTAGAACAAGCCCGTTTATTGCAACAAATGGCGGAAGCGGATGAGGATATTCTGATCGTCACGGCAAAACGTGGACGTGGAAAATCAGCGTTGGCAGGACTCTTTGCCAAACAGCAACGGGCACAAAACCAGTCGGTGATTCTCACTGCGCCGAATAAAAGTTCGGTCAATATTTTTAATGAATTTGCCGGGGCGGAAATCACCTTTATGCCACCTGATGAACTCAGTCAACACGTCAGCGAAACGCCACAGCAATTTGCCGATCATTGGTTGTTTGTGGACGAAGCGGCGATGATTCCGCTGGACATCTTATTTCGTCTAACTAAGGCTTTTAAACGGGTTGTGTTGACGACCACCATTCACAGCTATGAAGGCACGGGCAGAGGTTTCTTATTAAAATTTATGGCGAAAACCGACCGCACTTTGCGTCATTTTGAACTGTTTACGCCGTTACGTTGGCAAGCGGATGACAAACTGGAATCCTTTATTGACGACCTGTTGCTGTGCGATTGCGAAGATCGTCTGCCACAGTCGCCTTATGATGGGGCGCTTACTGAGCAGATCCAAATTTCTCATTGTGAACGGATTCCTCATGATCAAATTGAATCCGTTTACGGCTTGCTGACCTTGGCGCATTATCGAACCTCGCCTTTGGATTTACGCCGTTTATTGGATGCACCACAGCAGCAATTTTACCTCGCTCAAGCACAGGATTCCTTGCTTGGTTGCGTATGGGCGGTGCCGGAAGGCGGGTTAGCGGACAAAACGTTAATTCGCCAAATTCGACATGGCGAACGTCGCCCGCGTGGCAATTTGGTAGCGCAAATGCTGTGTTTCCAAGCCGGGTTGGAAGAGGCCTGTGTATTGCGCTCTTTGCGGATTTCTCGTATTGCCGTGCAACCCAACTGGCAACAACAGGGGCTTGGACAACGTTTGATTGCGCAGATGAAACAACAGATAAAACAACAGGGCGCAGTGGATTTTCTTTCCGTCAGTTTTGGTTACACGCCGGAACTGCTCGCGTTCTGGCAAAAGTGCGGTTTCATTTTGGTGCATTTTAGCGAAAGCAAAGAAGCCAGCAGCGGTTGTTATTCTGTGGTGGCGTTGTGTCCCTTGCGTGAGAAAGGGCAAGTATTCGTGCAACAGGCAGAAAAACAATTTCAGCGCAATTTGCCCCTTTCTTTCCATCCGCTCGCGACACAGTTTGCTCGAACAGAAATAGATTGGACGCTTGATAGCTCGGATTGGCAATCGTTAAAGGATTTTGCCGATTTTTTCCTGGCGTTATCTTCTGCTTTGCCGTCGATTCGGCGTTTAATCAAATCGGCAGGCGAATTGCCTTTCCCCTTGTTGGCAGATTATTGTAAACAGCCGGAAAAAAGGCCAAATAAAAAAACGTGGTTAGAAAATTGTCGCTTGGAAGTGAAGAAGTGGTTGCAAAAAAATGCCGTCCTTTTATGA
- a CDS encoding DUF5358 family protein yields the protein MLKKYLLVLPISILTACVGYYPYPQFEPGYPAPSVQYNDDEEKAIFSTRRTYEPKYQNPRYKISTEDMEKFILAKNNLEYCLLPELGKQSDKRITALEKRLLKDMINDELAKIVGKPSACTIFDDQSSYDYFQFKYQQLNHDVNNIREFECRDLKRHFRDRLNERKRKQGLAGDSRSVESQMQKQRQTIDDAFRRFHTQQESIERQIRGESEPLYKSNKNINVDWTDPYSRGW from the coding sequence ATGTTAAAAAAATACTTACTTGTTTTACCGATTTCTATTTTAACCGCCTGTGTGGGTTATTATCCTTATCCGCAATTTGAACCCGGTTATCCGGCGCCTTCCGTGCAGTATAATGACGATGAGGAAAAAGCTATTTTCAGTACCCGCCGTACGTATGAACCGAAATATCAGAATCCAAGATACAAAATTTCCACGGAAGACATGGAAAAATTCATTTTAGCCAAAAATAATCTGGAATATTGTTTGTTACCGGAACTGGGCAAGCAATCGGACAAACGTATTACCGCCCTTGAAAAACGTTTATTAAAAGATATGATCAACGACGAGTTGGCGAAGATTGTAGGCAAACCGTCGGCGTGTACGATTTTTGACGATCAGTCTTCTTACGATTATTTTCAATTTAAGTATCAACAACTTAATCACGATGTGAATAACATTCGTGAATTTGAATGCCGTGATTTAAAACGGCATTTTCGTGATCGTCTCAACGAACGCAAGCGTAAACAAGGCTTGGCGGGCGACAGTCGTTCTGTTGAAAGCCAAATGCAAAAGCAACGACAAACGATAGATGACGCGTTTCGCCGTTTTCACACGCAACAAGAATCTATTGAGCGTCAAATCCGGGGCGAAAGCGAACCGCTCTATAAAAGCAATAAAAATATCAATGTAGATTGGACGGATCCGTATTCACGGGGTTGGTAA
- the ybeY gene encoding rRNA maturation RNase YbeY, producing the protein MGKMIIDLQIACEQETGLPTAEQIEQWATAAVQPQTDEVEMTVRIVDEAESHALNLNYRGKDRPTNVLSFPFECPDEVELPLLGDLVICRQVVEREAQEQGKPLMAHWAHMVVHGSLHLLGYDHIEDDEAEEMESLETQIMIGLGFVDPYLSEK; encoded by the coding sequence ATGGGTAAGATGATCATTGATTTACAAATTGCTTGCGAACAAGAAACCGGCTTGCCAACAGCAGAACAAATCGAACAATGGGCGACAGCCGCGGTACAACCGCAGACCGATGAAGTGGAAATGACCGTGCGTATTGTGGATGAAGCGGAAAGCCACGCGTTGAATTTGAATTATCGCGGCAAAGATCGTCCGACCAATGTGTTGTCTTTCCCTTTTGAATGCCCTGATGAAGTGGAGCTGCCGTTACTCGGCGATTTGGTGATTTGTCGTCAAGTGGTGGAGCGTGAAGCGCAAGAGCAAGGCAAACCGCTCATGGCACATTGGGCGCATATGGTAGTGCACGGCAGTTTGCATTTACTTGGCTATGATCACATTGAAGATGACGAAGCAGAGGAAATGGAAAGCTTGGAGACACAAATTATGATAGGGCTTGGCTTTGTCGATCCGTACCTGAGCGAGAAGTAA
- a CDS encoding PhoH family protein: protein MQPFRQTFTLEPQDNERLRSLCGAADAHLALIEKTFNLSISRRGFDFTIQPKDTNPASHYVGVVQSAVDLIRDLYVQTAPVRGHSKELDLEDVHIALMESRALAQGDAESVADHRDENKVYSTTIKTKRSLIKPRGPNQIQYLHNILRYDISFGIGPAGTGKTFLAVAAAVEALERQEIRRILLTRPAVEAGEKLGFLPGDLGQKIEPYLRPLYDALFEMLGFERVQKLMERNVIEIAPLAYMRGRTLNDSFIILDESQNTTVEQMKMFLTRIGFNSKAVITGDITQIDLPRSQKSGLRHAIEVLSGLEELSFNYFDSKDIVRHPVVAKVVQAYDAWDAQEEIRRRELAEQRQAERQEKAEREE, encoded by the coding sequence TTGCAACCTTTTCGTCAAACCTTTACGCTTGAGCCGCAAGACAATGAACGTTTGCGTTCCTTATGTGGTGCCGCAGATGCTCACTTGGCGCTTATTGAAAAAACATTCAACCTGTCGATTTCCCGTCGTGGCTTTGATTTCACTATTCAACCTAAAGACACCAATCCTGCATCACATTATGTCGGTGTGGTGCAAAGTGCGGTGGATTTAATTCGCGATTTATATGTTCAAACAGCGCCTGTGCGGGGGCATTCTAAAGAGTTGGATTTAGAAGACGTTCATATTGCATTAATGGAAAGTCGGGCGTTGGCGCAGGGCGATGCGGAATCTGTCGCAGATCATCGCGATGAAAATAAAGTGTATAGCACGACCATTAAAACCAAACGAAGCTTAATTAAACCACGCGGGCCAAACCAAATTCAGTATTTGCACAATATTCTGCGTTATGACATCAGTTTCGGCATTGGGCCTGCCGGGACGGGGAAAACCTTTTTAGCGGTCGCTGCTGCGGTAGAAGCTTTAGAACGGCAAGAAATTCGTCGTATTTTATTGACCCGCCCGGCGGTAGAAGCTGGTGAAAAACTGGGTTTCCTGCCGGGCGATTTAGGGCAAAAAATCGAACCGTATTTGCGCCCGTTATATGATGCGCTGTTTGAAATGTTAGGTTTTGAGCGCGTGCAAAAACTCATGGAGCGCAATGTGATTGAAATTGCGCCGTTGGCATATATGCGCGGCCGTACCTTAAATGACAGCTTTATTATTTTGGACGAAAGTCAAAACACCACCGTGGAACAAATGAAAATGTTTTTGACCCGTATCGGCTTTAATTCGAAAGCGGTGATTACGGGCGACATTACGCAAATTGACTTGCCTCGCTCGCAAAAATCCGGTTTGCGTCATGCCATTGAAGTGTTGTCCGGCCTGGAAGAATTAAGTTTTAATTACTTCGACAGCAAAGACATTGTGCGCCATCCGGTAGTGGCGAAAGTGGTGCAAGCGTATGACGCTTGGGATGCGCAGGAAGAAATCCGCCGCCGTGAATTGGCGGAGCAACGTCAAGCAGAGCGCCAAGAAAAAGCAGAGCGCGAAGAATAA
- a CDS encoding Flp family type IVb pilin — MLNTLTTKAYIKATEAFRSFKNNQQGVTAIEYGLIAVAVAVLIVAVFYNQDGFIAALKSKFSVLTSKVTSASIS, encoded by the coding sequence ATGTTAAACACATTAACTACTAAAGCATATATCAAAGCAACTGAAGCATTCCGTTCTTTCAAAAACAACCAACAAGGTGTAACTGCAATTGAATACGGTTTAATCGCTGTGGCAGTGGCCGTGTTAATTGTTGCTGTATTCTATAACCAAGATGGTTTCATTGCCGCGCTAAAATCTAAATTTAGTGTATTAACTAGCAAAGTTACAAGTGCAAGCATAAGTTAA